A genome region from Euphorbia lathyris chromosome 4, ddEupLath1.1, whole genome shotgun sequence includes the following:
- the LOC136227920 gene encoding small ribosomal subunit protein uS9 gives MAAAAATTPAIESVQCFGRKKTAVAVTYCKRGRGLIKINGCPIELVEPEILRFKAYEPILLLGRHRFAGVDMRIRVKGGGHTSQIYAIRQSIAKALVAYYQKFVDEQSKKEIKDILMRYDRTLLVADPRRCEPKKFGGRGARSRFQKSYR, from the coding sequence ATGGCGGCAGCTGCGGCAACAACGCCGGCAATCGAGTCCGTGCAATGCTTCGGCCGTAAAAAGACAGCCGTTGCAGTCACATACTGCAAGCGTGGAAGAGGTTTAATCAAGATCAATGGGTGCCCAATCGAGCTGGTGGAGCCGGAGATCCTCCGCTTCAAGGCCTATGAGCCTATTCTCCTTCTCGGACGTCACCGTTTTGCAGGCGTCGATATGCGCATCCGCGTCAAGGGAGGCGGACACACTTCTCAGATCTATGCCATACGTCAGAGTATTGCTAAAGCTCTGGTCGCTTACTACCAGAAGTTTGTCGATGAACAGAGCAAGAAGGAGATCAAGGACATCTTGATGAGGTATGATAGGACTCTTCTTGTTGCTGATCCTAGGCGTTGCGAGCCCAAGAAGTTCGGTGGTCGTGGTGCTCGTTCCAGGTTCCAGAAAAGTTACCGGTGA